A single window of Nocardia sp. NBC_01327 DNA harbors:
- a CDS encoding PPOX class F420-dependent oxidoreductase translates to MTWNDVAQAKYALLTTYKKDGAAVSTPVWVAPDGARILVWTNPKTWKVKRIRRNPQVTVQICDSRGRPRGEEILPGTAQVLDPAGTELVRTVVGRKYGLLGTLAIRGHKLVLGADRSVGLAIIPQS, encoded by the coding sequence ATGACTTGGAACGATGTGGCTCAGGCCAAATACGCCCTGCTCACCACATACAAGAAGGACGGCGCCGCGGTCTCGACCCCGGTCTGGGTGGCTCCGGACGGCGCCCGCATCCTGGTGTGGACCAATCCGAAAACCTGGAAGGTCAAGCGAATTCGCCGCAATCCGCAGGTGACCGTGCAGATCTGCGATAGCCGGGGCAGGCCGCGCGGCGAGGAGATCCTGCCCGGCACCGCCCAGGTGCTGGACCCGGCGGGTACCGAACTCGTGCGCACGGTGGTGGGACGCAAGTACGGGCTGCTCGGCACGCTCGCCATTCGCGGTCACAAACTCGTGCTGGGCGCGGACCGATCGGTGGGCCTGGCGATCATTCCGCAGAGCTAG
- a CDS encoding LLM class flavin-dependent oxidoreductase, producing the protein MRTATTIEGSAGSWRDLTEFVVEAEKLGLDICWVAEAWGTDAPTPLGFLAARTERILLGSGIIQLGTRSPVTIAQTAMTLAQLSEGRFLLGLGASGPQVIEGLHGVPFARPLTRMRETVEIIRTVFAGGKISYQGKQFTIPLPGDARPMRLSMPPVSVPIYLATLSPKMLELTGELADGWLGTSFVPEGADAYFTPLDDGLARSGRTRADLDICQGAEINIVADEAQLAGILAGRKMELAFSLGGMGSGSTNFYNNAYSRQGWAEVAERVRERWQSGDRTGAATLITDDMVLATTLIGTEERVRERLRVWRDTGVDTVRLYPAGDTLHDKLDNLGRGIDMIRELGERA; encoded by the coding sequence ATGCGCACCGCGACAACGATCGAAGGCTCGGCGGGCAGCTGGCGCGACCTCACCGAATTTGTGGTCGAGGCCGAGAAACTCGGACTCGATATCTGCTGGGTGGCCGAGGCGTGGGGCACCGACGCACCGACACCGCTGGGGTTCCTGGCGGCACGCACGGAGCGAATTCTGCTGGGCTCCGGCATCATTCAGCTCGGCACCCGCTCCCCCGTCACCATCGCGCAGACCGCCATGACGCTGGCGCAGCTGTCGGAGGGACGGTTCCTGCTCGGCCTCGGCGCCTCGGGACCGCAGGTCATCGAAGGGCTGCACGGTGTTCCGTTCGCCCGCCCGCTGACACGTATGCGCGAGACCGTCGAGATCATTCGCACCGTGTTCGCGGGCGGCAAGATCAGCTACCAGGGCAAGCAGTTCACCATCCCGCTGCCGGGCGATGCCCGTCCGATGCGGTTGAGCATGCCGCCGGTCTCGGTGCCGATCTACCTCGCGACGCTGTCCCCGAAAATGCTGGAGCTCACCGGCGAACTCGCCGACGGCTGGCTCGGCACCAGCTTCGTTCCCGAGGGCGCGGACGCCTATTTCACCCCTCTCGACGACGGACTGGCCCGCTCCGGCCGCACCCGCGCCGACCTGGATATCTGTCAGGGCGCGGAGATCAATATCGTCGCCGACGAAGCACAGCTCGCCGGAATCCTCGCCGGCCGCAAGATGGAACTCGCCTTCTCTCTCGGCGGTATGGGGTCCGGATCCACCAACTTCTACAACAATGCCTACAGCCGGCAGGGCTGGGCAGAGGTCGCGGAGCGCGTCCGCGAACGCTGGCAGAGCGGCGACCGCACGGGTGCGGCCACCCTGATCACCGACGATATGGTCCTGGCCACCACACTCATCGGCACCGAGGAGCGGGTGCGCGAACGCCTGCGGGTCTGGCGGGACACCGGGGTCGACACCGTCCGCCTCTACCCGGCCGGTGACACCCTGCACGACAAGCTGGACAACCTCGGCCGCGGCATCGACATGATCCGCGAACTCGGCGAGCGCGCCTAG